CGCGCTCGTGCAGCCCGGCCTTTTCAATCTGCGCCAGATAGAGCTTGATGGCGTTGTAGAGCACGTCCACGTCGTCATCCAGCTTACGGATTTCGCGCACCTGCTGGTGCTCGCCCCGCAGCGTGTTTTGAAACATTTTCAGCATCTGTTCGATCACATCGCCGATGCGCAGCGTCTCCCGCGCCGCGTTAGCCAGCGCCAGCGTCGGCGTATCGAGCGCGCTGACATCCAGATGACGAGGGCGCAATCGCGGGTCGAGCTCCGGCTCAACCCGCACCAGATTGCCGCACAGCTCCGCCATACGCTCGGCAAACGGCAACAGCAGCAGGCAGCGCACCAGGTTGTAAAACAGGTGGAAGTAAATCACCCGTTCTTCATCCGGCAACGGCACCGCTTCCATTCCGTCCGCCAGATAACCGATGGCCGGCAACGCCGGCAGACAACCAATCAGTTTGAAGAACATGCTCCCCAGCGCCACCTGCCGCGCCGCCGCGCCCTGTGTGCTGGCGTTCGCCAGCGCCAGAATGCCGCTGCCCAGATTAGCGCCGATCACCAGACACAACGCCACATCCAGAGAGATCACATGGCTGGCGGTCAGGGTGGCGGTCAGCAGCACCGCCGCCAGGCTGGAATAACTCACAATGGCGAACACCGCGCCAACCAACGCATCCAGCATCACATCGCCCGTCAGCGAGGAAAACAGCACCTTAACCCCGGCGGTCTGGGTGATCGGCGTCGCCGAATCCACAATCAACTCCAGCGCCAGCAGAATCAGCCCCAACCCGATGGCAATCCGCCCCAGCTGTCCGGCGCGGGTCTGCTTGCAACTGAGGAAAAAGATAACCCCGAGGAAAATCAGCAAGGGCGACAGCCAGGAGAGATCAAACGTCAGCACGCGCACCATCAGCGCGGTGCCGACATCCGCACCCAGAATAATCACCAGCGCCGGCGCCAGCGCAATCAACCCCTGCGAGACAAAGGAGATCGCGAGCAGCGCGGTGGCGTTGCTGCTCTGCACCAGCGCAGTCACGCCGATGCCGGCGAGAAAGGCCAGCGGCTTACGGCTCACGCTATCGCTGATCGTTCGCCGCAGACGGGCGCCGTACACCCGCATAATCCCGGTACGAACAATATGCGTACCCCAGACCAGCAACGCGATGGCAGACAATAAATGCAGCAGCGTCAACACGGAACTGAGCCTCCCTCAGTCAAAATGGTTAGAGAAAAATAGCTATAGAAAAATAGTTATGGAAAAAATGGCATTCCCGCGCACAAACCCGGTGTACGTCTCACTTGCGCCCGGTTTTAAGTCTGACATCTTACTGACATCTTATCTGTTCTTGAGTGGGTCAGCGGGTGTAAATAAGGGTAATTTTTTTAAAATCACGGCCTAAATCAATAACCGAGCGTATTTCCCCCACTCGGTACGTTTCTGGCGTTATGCTTCGTCCATCAGCCGTTTCGCCCGACATTGGCGACGGCATCCTCTTCAGACCTGAGTCAAGGATATACGGATGAAGACCAAAACCGCATATGGCCTGAACTGGCTGGCGCTGCTCATCATTGTGATTGTGACCGCCTTTTTCTGGCAACTGACGCCGCCAACCGGGCTAAAACCCGCCGCCTGGCACTCCGCCGTACTGTTTGTCGCCACCATCATCAGCATCGTGGCGAACGTGTTGCCGATCGGCGCCATCGGTATCATCAGTATTACGCTGTTCGCCCTCACCTACGCCGCCGGCGACACCAGCGCCAGCGCCTCCATTCAGACCGCGTTGAGCGACCTTAACAGCTCGCTGATCTGGCTGATTGTAGTGGCGTTCATGATCGCCCGCGGTTTTATCAAAACCGGCTTGGGCCGTCGCATCGCCTTACAAATGATCCGCCTGTTGGGCAAACGCACGTTAGGGCTGGCTTACGGTCTGGCGTTCGCCGATCTGGTGCTATCGCCCGCCATGCCCAGCAACACCGCCCGCTGCGGCGGGGTGATTTACCCGATTGCCGATTCGCTGGCGCGCAGTTTTGACTCCAAACCGGAAGACGCCTCCCGCAGCAAAATCGGTACCTTTCTGGTGACCTGTATCGGCAACGTCAACGACGTCACCGCCGCGCTGTTCATGACCGGTTACACCGGTAACCTGCTGGCGGTGAAACTGGCGGCCAACGCCGGCATCACCATCACCTGGGGCAGTTGGTTCATCGCCGCCGTGGTGCCCTGCGTGATTTCTCTGCTGCTGGTGCCGCTGTGCGTCTACATGCTGGCGAAACCGGAAATTCGCCATACGCCGGACGCACCGAAACTGGCGGTTGCCGAACTGGAAAAAATGGGAAGCATGTCGCGCGGCGAGTGGCTGATGGCCGCCACCGTGGTGATTCTGCTGGTGCTGTGGATTTTCGGCGATCTGCTGGGCGTCGACGCCACCACCGCCTCGTTTGTCGGCCTCTCCTTCCTGCTGCTGACCGGCGTATTAAGCTGGGAAGATATCAAGAGCGAGAAAGGCGCATGGGATACGCTAATCTGGTTCGCCGCATTGCTGATGATGGCTAACCAGTTGAAGAAACTGGGCTTCACTACCTGGTTTGGCGACCTGATCGGCAACAGCATCGGTCACCTGATGCAGGACACCAGCTGGGTGCTGGTGCTGCTATTGCTTAACGCCGCCTACTTCTACACCCACTACTTTTTCGCCAGCGGCAACGCCCAGATCGCGGCGCTGTACGCGGTGTTCCTCGGCGTGGGCATTAACCTGCACATCCCGGCGGCGCCGATGGCGCTGATGCTGGCGTTCACCAGCAGCCTGTACTGCTCGCTGACCCAGTACACCCACGCCCGCGGCCCGATTCTGTTCGGCGCCGGCTACGTACCCACCGCCGTCTGGTGGCGCACCGGCTTTGTCATCAGCCTGATCAATCAGGCGATCTTTATGTCCGCCGGTCTGTTGTGGTGGAAGGTGATCGGGCTTTACTGAGCCTATTCGGCATCGAAAAAACACAGGCCGGGATAACCCGGCCTGTGTTTTTTATTATCCAAATGAATCAGTCCGCATCATACCCCAGATTCGGCGCCAGCCAGCGCTCGATCTCCTCCACCGGCATTTGCTTGCGAACGGCGTAGTCTTCCACCTGATCGCGCTGGATTTGCGCCACGGCGAAATACTTGCTGTCCGGGTGGCTGAAGTACCAGCCGGACACCGACGCGCCCGGCCACATGGCATAAGACTCGGTGAGCGTCATACCGACGGTGTTATCCACGTCCAGCAGTTGCCAGATGGTCGCTTTCTCGGTGTGATCCGGACAGGCCGGGTAACCCGGCGCCGGGCGGATACCCTGATAGTTTTCGCGGATCAGCTCGTCGTTGCCGAGGTTCTCGTTCGGTGCATAGCCCCAGTGGACCTTGCGCACCCGCTCGTGCAGGTACTCGGCGAAAGCTTCCGCCAGCCGGTCGGCCAGCGCTTTGAGCATAATCTTGTTGTAGTCGTCGTGCTGCGCTTCCCATTGTGCGGCCAGTTCGTCCTCTTCCAGCCCGCCGGTCACCGCGAACGCACCGAGGTAATCCGGCTTGCCGCTGGCTTTTGGCGCCACAACATCCGCCAGACAGTAGTTGGGAAAATCGGTCTTTTCGGTTTGCTGGCGCAGATGATGGCTGACGGTCAGCACCTCGGTGCGACGCTCGTCGGTATAGATTTCGATGTCATCGCCCACCCGGTTGGCCGGAAACAGCCCTACGACCCCACGCGGATTCAGCGTGCCGTTGGCTGACAAGGTATCCAGCATGGCGTTAGCGTCGGCAAACAGACGCTTGGCCTCTTCGCCCACCACCTCGTCTTCAAGAATGTTGGGGTATTTGCCCGCCAGCGACCAGGTCATAAAGAACGGCGTCCAGTCGATGTAAGTACGCAATGTCTCGATGCCGGCGGAAACCGATTGCACGCCGAGGCGGTGCGCCACCGGCGGCGTATAGCTATCCCAGTCGATCGGCATGGCGTTGTCGCGCGCCACGCTCAGCGACACCGGCGGCGTGCGCGGTTTTTTGCGGCCGTGCTGGATACGCACCGTCTCGTATTCTTTGCGGATGCGCGCCACAAAGTCGCCGCGTTGGGTATCCGATAACAGCGCCGACACTACGCCCACCGAACGCGACGCATTCTGCACGTATACCGTCGGGCCGCTGTAATTCTGCTCGATCTTCACCGCGGTGTGCGCCTTGGAGGTGGTGGCGCCGCCGATCAACAACGGCAGCGTAAAACCCTGGCGCTCCATCTCTTTGGCGACGTTGACCATTTCGTCCAGCGACGGGGTAATCAACCCCGACAGGCCGATGATATCGACCTTCTCTTCGCGGGCGGTCTTGAGGATCTTGTCGGTCGGCACCATCACGCCTAAATCGATAATCTCGTAGTTGTTGCACTGCAATACCACGCCGACGATGTTTTTACCGATATCGTGTACGTCGCCCTTCACCGTCGCCAGCAGAATCTTGCCGGCGCTGGAGCCCTGGTCTTTGCTGGCCTGAATGAACGGTTCCAGATACGCCACCGCCTGCTTCATCACCCGCGCCGACTTCACCACCTGCGGCAGGAACATCTTACCGGCGCCGAACAGATCGCCGACCACGTTCATGCCGTCCATCAGCGGCCCTTCGATCACTTCGATCGGGCGGGCTGACTGCGCCCGCGCCTCTTCGGTGTCCTGCTCGATAAATTCGGTAATGCCTTTGACCAGCGCGTATTCCAGCCGTTTTCTCACCGGCCAGCCGCGCCATTCGGCCTCGGCTTTATTGCTGTCGTCGTCTGATTTACTACCGCGATACTTCTCGGCAATCGCCAGCATCCGTTCGGTGCCATCGTCGCGCCGGTTGAGAATGACGTCTTCCACCGCGTCGCGCAGCTCGGCGGGCAAATCGTCGTAGATCGCCAACTGACCGGCGTTGACGATGCCCATGTCCATGCCGTTGCGGATGGCGTAATACAGGAACACGGCGTGAATCGCCTCGCGCACCGGCTCGTTGCCACGAAACGAGAATGACACGTTGGACACACCGCCGGAAATCATCGCGTGCGGCAGTTGGGCTTTGATGTCGGCGCAGGCCTCGATAAAGTCCACCGCATAATTATTGTGTTCATCAATACCGGTGGCGACGGCGAAAATGTTCGGGTCGAAAATGATGTCTTCCGGCGGAAAACCGACCTCTTCGGTCAGTATGTGGTAGGCGCGGCGGCAAATCTCAATCTTGCGCGCGCGGGTATCCGCCTGCCCCACTTCGTCAAACGCCATCACCACCACCGCGGCACCGTAACGGCGCACCAGTCGGGCATGATGCACAAAGGCGTCCACGCCTTCTTTCATGGAGATGGAGTTGACGATGCCTTTGCCCTGAATGCACTTCAGCCCGGCTTCCACTACCTCCCACTTGGAGGAGTCGATCATGATCGGCACGCGGGCGATATCCGGCTCGCCGGCGATCAGATTAAGGAAACGCACCATCGCCGCTTCGGCGTTGAGCATGCCCTCGTCCATGTTGATGTCGATGACCTGCGCGCCGCTTTCTACCTGCTGACGCGCCACGTCCAGCGCTTCGTTGTACTTTTCTTCTTTGATCAGGCGTTTGAATTTAGCGGAGCCAGTGACGTTGGTGCGTTCG
The DNA window shown above is from Dickeya dadantii NCPPB 898 and carries:
- a CDS encoding Na/Pi cotransporter family protein gives rise to the protein MLTLLHLLSAIALLVWGTHIVRTGIMRVYGARLRRTISDSVSRKPLAFLAGIGVTALVQSSNATALLAISFVSQGLIALAPALVIILGADVGTALMVRVLTFDLSWLSPLLIFLGVIFFLSCKQTRAGQLGRIAIGLGLILLALELIVDSATPITQTAGVKVLFSSLTGDVMLDALVGAVFAIVSYSSLAAVLLTATLTASHVISLDVALCLVIGANLGSGILALANASTQGAAARQVALGSMFFKLIGCLPALPAIGYLADGMEAVPLPDEERVIYFHLFYNLVRCLLLLPFAERMAELCGNLVRVEPELDPRLRPRHLDVSALDTPTLALANAARETLRIGDVIEQMLKMFQNTLRGEHQQVREIRKLDDDVDVLYNAIKLYLAQIEKAGLHERDSRRWAEVIEMALNLEQAGDIIERVVCDLDAHAPDGLRGFSTAGQDELNTLYEQLMSNLRLGMSVFLSSDVTSARRLRRAKHRFRILNRRYSHAHVDRLHQQNVQSLETSSLHLGLLGDMNRLNSLFCAVAYNVLMMMEEEDEGREESSVSM
- a CDS encoding DASS family sodium-coupled anion symporter, with the protein product MKTKTAYGLNWLALLIIVIVTAFFWQLTPPTGLKPAAWHSAVLFVATIISIVANVLPIGAIGIISITLFALTYAAGDTSASASIQTALSDLNSSLIWLIVVAFMIARGFIKTGLGRRIALQMIRLLGKRTLGLAYGLAFADLVLSPAMPSNTARCGGVIYPIADSLARSFDSKPEDASRSKIGTFLVTCIGNVNDVTAALFMTGYTGNLLAVKLAANAGITITWGSWFIAAVVPCVISLLLVPLCVYMLAKPEIRHTPDAPKLAVAELEKMGSMSRGEWLMAATVVILLVLWIFGDLLGVDATTASFVGLSFLLLTGVLSWEDIKSEKGAWDTLIWFAALLMMANQLKKLGFTTWFGDLIGNSIGHLMQDTSWVLVLLLLNAAYFYTHYFFASGNAQIAALYAVFLGVGINLHIPAAPMALMLAFTSSLYCSLTQYTHARGPILFGAGYVPTAVWWRTGFVISLINQAIFMSAGLLWWKVIGLY
- the metH gene encoding methionine synthase — translated: MANRLQALQQQLAQRIMILDGGMGTMIQSYRLQEEDYRGERFADWHCDLKGNNDLLVLSKPEVITAIHNDYLAAGADILETNTFNATRIAMADYEMEALSAEINTAAARLARACADEWTARTPERPRYVAGVLGPTNRTASISPDVNDPAYRNVSFDQLVEAYRESTRALVEGGVDIILIETIFDTLNAKAAIFAVETEFEALGVTLPVMLSGTITDASGRTLSGQTTEAFYNSLRHARPLSFGLNCALGPDELRQYVAELSRIAECYVTAHPNAGLPNAFGEYDLDADEMARQIGEWAQSGFLNIIGGCCGTTPEHIAAMVKAVDGVAPRALPTLPVACRLSGLEPLNIGDDTLFVNVGERTNVTGSAKFKRLIKEEKYNEALDVARQQVESGAQVIDINMDEGMLNAEAAMVRFLNLIAGEPDIARVPIMIDSSKWEVVEAGLKCIQGKGIVNSISMKEGVDAFVHHARLVRRYGAAVVVMAFDEVGQADTRARKIEICRRAYHILTEEVGFPPEDIIFDPNIFAVATGIDEHNNYAVDFIEACADIKAQLPHAMISGGVSNVSFSFRGNEPVREAIHAVFLYYAIRNGMDMGIVNAGQLAIYDDLPAELRDAVEDVILNRRDDGTERMLAIAEKYRGSKSDDDSNKAEAEWRGWPVRKRLEYALVKGITEFIEQDTEEARAQSARPIEVIEGPLMDGMNVVGDLFGAGKMFLPQVVKSARVMKQAVAYLEPFIQASKDQGSSAGKILLATVKGDVHDIGKNIVGVVLQCNNYEIIDLGVMVPTDKILKTAREEKVDIIGLSGLITPSLDEMVNVAKEMERQGFTLPLLIGGATTSKAHTAVKIEQNYSGPTVYVQNASRSVGVVSALLSDTQRGDFVARIRKEYETVRIQHGRKKPRTPPVSLSVARDNAMPIDWDSYTPPVAHRLGVQSVSAGIETLRTYIDWTPFFMTWSLAGKYPNILEDEVVGEEAKRLFADANAMLDTLSANGTLNPRGVVGLFPANRVGDDIEIYTDERRTEVLTVSHHLRQQTEKTDFPNYCLADVVAPKASGKPDYLGAFAVTGGLEEDELAAQWEAQHDDYNKIMLKALADRLAEAFAEYLHERVRKVHWGYAPNENLGNDELIRENYQGIRPAPGYPACPDHTEKATIWQLLDVDNTVGMTLTESYAMWPGASVSGWYFSHPDSKYFAVAQIQRDQVEDYAVRKQMPVEEIERWLAPNLGYDAD